ACTGATCCGGGCAGCGCCGGCCCGCCGACTCGGGAGACAAGACTCACCCCGGTCGGCGGGTCGACGGCCAAGAAGAGGTTAAAATCGCGGTTGACCAGCAAGGACAGGGCTCCTTGCCGGCCCTGCCACGTGGCACGTCATGCGGGCGGCGTACCGTATGGCCGCGGAAGCAGGTACCGTTGAAGTCCTACGGACCGGTCTCTCCACGGAGAGCCCGTTCTGAATTGTGAACGCGTGTCAAGACTCTGGGGCCGTCGAGCCCCGTCACCGAGGGGGTCGAGCCATGGGGCGCGGCCGGGCCAAGGCCAAGCAGACGAAGGTCGCCCGCCAGCTGAAGTACAACAGCGGCGGGACTGACCTGTCGCGTCTGGCCAATGAGCTGGGCGCATCGCCTTCGAGTCAACCACCGAACGCAGAGCCGTTCGAGGATGACGACGAGGAAGATGACCCGTACGCACAGTACGCGGAGCTGTACAACGACGACGATGACGAGGACGACGAGTCCGGTCCGTCGTCGCAGCGCCGCGGCGCTTGACGTACGTACACCTCAAAAAGCATTCCCACGTGACCCGGTCAGGGGCGTCCGCCCCGGACCGGGTTTCGTGCTGCCCCTGCGGGCTCAGTTCGCGTAGTCCCCGGTCAGCGCCGCACCGGTGGCGTGGCCGCCGCGCTCGGTGATCCCACCCGCGACCCAGGCGTCGACGCCGCGGTCCCCGAGCGTGGTCAGCGCCGCGTCGACCGACTCCTCGGGGACGACGGCGATCATGCCGACGCCCATGTTGAGGGTCTTCTCCAGCTCGAGCCGCTCGACCTGACCGGCCTTGCCGACGAGGTCGAAGACCGCGCCGGGGGTCCAGGTCGAACGGTCGACGACCGCGTGCAGACCGTCCGGGACGACCCGGGCCAGGTTGTTGGCAAGACCGCCGCCGGTGATGTGGCTGAAAGCGTGCACCTCGGTGGTCCGGGTGAGCGCCAGGCAGTCCAGCGAGTAGATCTTGGTCGGCTCGAGCAGCTCCTCGCCCAGCGTCCGGCCGAACTCCTCGACCTCGCGGTCCAGCGCCCAGCCCGCCCGGTCGAACACGACATGGCGGACGAGCGAGTACCCGTTGGAGTGAAGGCCGGAGGACGCCATGGCGATGACCGCGTCACCCGTACGGATACGATCCGCGCCGAGCAGCCGGTCGGCCTCCACCACGCCCGTACCGGCGCCGGCGACGTCGAAGTCGTCCTCGCCCAGCAGGCCGGGGTGCTCGGCGGTCTCGCCGCCGACGAGCGCGCAGCCCGCCAGCACACAGCCCTCGGCGATGCCCTTGACGATGGCGGCGACACGCTCGGGGTGAACCTTGCCGACGCAGATGTAGTCGGTCATGAAAAGCGGCTCGGCGCCGCAGACGACCAGGTCGTCGACGACCATGCCGACGAGGTCGTGGCCGATCGTGTCGTACACGCCCATCTTGCGGGCGAGGTCGACCTTCGTGCCGACGCCGTCGGTGGCCGAGGCGAGCAGCGGGCGCTCGTAGAGCTTGAGGGCGGAGGCGTCGAAGAGGCCGGCGAAGCCGCCGAGGCCGCCGAGGACCTCGGGGCGCTGCGTCTTCTTCACCCACTCCTTCATCAGCTCGACGGCGCGGTCACCCGCCTCGATGTCGACACCTGCGGACGCGTAGCTGGCACCGGTGGACTCAGCAGACATAGCCAAGAACTTTCGTGTCGTAAAACGGGGGCGTTACGGGCGACGGAGCGCGTCGGCGGCATCGGAGCCGCCCGCCAGCTCGGTCTCCAGCAGCTGCTTGCCGAGCAGTTCGGGATCGGGCAGATCCATCGGGTATTCGCCGTCGAAGCAGGCGCGGCAAAGATTCGGCTTGTCGATGGTCGTCGCCTCGATCATGCCGTCGAGGGAGATGTACGAGAGGGAGTCCGCGCCCATGGAGGCGGCGATCTCGTCGACGGTCATGCCGTTGGCGATCAGCTCGGCGCGGGTCGCGAAGTCGATGCCGAAGAAGCAGGGCCACTTCACCGGCGGGGACGAGATCCGGATGTGGACCTCGGCGGCGCCGGCCTCGCGGAGCATCTTGACCAGGGCGCGCTGGGTGTTGCCGCGGACGATCGAGTCGTCGACGACCACCAGGCGCTTGCCCCGGATGACTTCCTTGAGGGGGTTCAGCTTGAGGCGGATGCCCAGCTGGCGGATGGTCTGGGACGGCTGGATGAAGGTGCGGCCGACGTAGGCGTTCTTCACCAGGCCGGAGCCGTACGGGATTCCGCTGGCCTCGGCGTAGCCGATGGCGGCGGGGGTGCCGGACTCCGGCGTCGCTATCACCAGATCCGCGTCGGCCGGAGCTTCCTTGGCGAGCCTGCGGCCCATCTCCACACGGGAGAGATAGACGTTCCGGCCGGCGATGTCGGTGTCCGGGCGGGCCAGATAGACGTACTCGAAGACACAGCCCTTGGGCTTCGCTTCCGCGAATCGGGAAGTGCGGAGTCCGTTCTCGTCGATGGCGATGAGCTCGCCGGGCTCGATCTCGCGGACAAAGCTGGCGCCGCAGATGTCCAGGGCGGCGGACTCGCTCGCGACAACCCAGCCGCGGTCGAGGCGGCCGAGGACGAGGGGGCGGATGCCCTGCGGGTCACGGGCGGCGTACAGGGTGCTCTCGTCCATGAAGACGAGGGAGAACGCGCCCCTGACCTCCGGGAGCACCTTGGCGGCGGCCGCCTCTATGGTGAGCGGTTTGCCGTCCTCGTCGACCTGGCCCGCGAGGAGCGCGGTGACCAGATCGGTGTCATTGGTGGCGGCGACCTGGGTGGCCCGGCCGTCCTCCTTGGGGAGCTCGGCGACCATCTCGGCGAGCTGAGCGGTGTTGACCAGGTTTCCGTTGTGGCCGAGCGCGATCGAGCCGTTGGCGGTCGCCCGGAACGTCGGCTGCGCGTTCTCCCACACGGAGGCGCCCGTGGTCGAGTAGCGGGCGTGACCGACCGCGATATGACCCTTGAGCGAGCCGAGAGAGGTTTCGTCGAAGACCTGAGAGACCAGGCCCATGTCCTTGAAGACGAGGATCTGTGAGCCGTTGCTCACCGCGATTCCCGCGGATTCCTGGCCTCGATGTTGGAGGGCGTAGAGCCCGAAGTAAGTGAGCTTCGCGACCTCTTCACCCGGGGCCCAGACACCGTAGACGCCGCAAGCGTCCTGGGGGCCTTTCTCACCGGGGAGCAGGTCGTGGTTGAGTCGTCCGTCACCACGTGGCACGGCACCGAGTGTAGGCGAGATCGACCACTGGTCCGAATTGGGGAAGGCCGGAGGTCGCTCCTGAGGCGTCCTGGCAGCCGCCGGAATCGCTCCGGTGCAGGTGGGAGGGGCGGACCGGGCGACCGGGTGCTAAGTGTCACAGCGGGCCGATCCCTCAGGCGGTGATCACGATGGGTGATTTGGGCCTACGCGGAGCCCCCGCCGGAGCTGGGCCGGGCTCCCCGCCGATCACGCTGATCACTGCTGACCGCTGTTGATCACTGCTGATCACTGCTGCGGAATCGGCTCCGCGTTCGCGGCCAGTCCTTTGCCGTTCGCCGCGGTGAGGGAGAGGCTGCGGTGCTGAAGTTCGTACATCACCGTCCCGTCGAGGACCTTGAGCATCTCGCGCTCCAGTTTCATCTCCGGGCCCGGGCAGAGCTTCCGGGTGGTGGCGAGGCGGCCGAACGTGATCTTGGCCCCGGAGACCTTCGCGGTGCTGGTGAACGTGTTGCAGCCGAGGCTGCCGTGTACGGAACCGTCCTTCCCGAAGGTCAGATTCGCCTCCGTGCCGGCGGTCAGGGACGACGCAGTCCCGCCGGCCAGGAGGGAGTCCACCACCCACTTGGTGCCCACCAGCGGAGCCGGGGGCTCGGACGTGAGGTTGATGGAGTCGCCCTTCTCGGTGGTCAGGGTGAGCTTGTCGTCGGCGACCTTCGCCTTGAGCTTGCCGTGGAAGGCGGCGCGCAGGGCGTCCTCGAAACCCTGGACGTCCTTGGCACAGGCCATCTCGGTCATCTCGCCCCGGCCCACGGTGATGGTGTCGCCGTTGACGGTGACATCGGCACCGAAGTGGTTGCAGCCGTAGTTGCCCTGGGCGCGGCCCTTTTTGGTGATCTCGACGTGCGCGCCGGACGGGGCCGCGGACTTCCTGCCGTCGACGGTCACGCTGTCGACGGACCAGTGGACGCCGGCGAGGGGCAGATCGGTCGTGACCGTGCCGCCTCCGCCGCCGTCACCGGATCCGGACCCCGGCTCCGTGCCACAGGCGGCGAGGGCGAGAAGGGCCAGGGTGGTGACAGGAATGCTCAGCTGGTTGCGCATACCCATGGGACGGGACAGCCGAGGCTCCGGTTCCCGGGTTGTGGTCCCTGGGCTCTGCGATCGTCCTGAGCCGGGCGGGCGATCATTCTTCGTCAGCCGAGGATCGGCAGCAGCCCCGAGAGGTCGGCGCGCTCGCCGCTCGCGCTGACCTTCGCCGTCTCGAGCGCCTCGGCCCATCCCGTACGCCCGGTGGCGAGCCGGATCCAGGTCAGCGGGTCGGTCTCGACGACATTGGGCGGGGTGCCACGGGTATGCCGCGGGCCCTCGACGCACTGCACCACGGCGAACGGCGGCACCCGCACCTCCGTGGACGCCCCGGGAGCCTTGACCGCGAGCGCGTCCGCGAGGAGCCGGGTGCACGCGGCGAGCGCCCGCCGGTCGTACGGGATGCCGAG
The Streptomyces lunaelactis genome window above contains:
- the purF gene encoding amidophosphoribosyltransferase → MPRGDGRLNHDLLPGEKGPQDACGVYGVWAPGEEVAKLTYFGLYALQHRGQESAGIAVSNGSQILVFKDMGLVSQVFDETSLGSLKGHIAVGHARYSTTGASVWENAQPTFRATANGSIALGHNGNLVNTAQLAEMVAELPKEDGRATQVAATNDTDLVTALLAGQVDEDGKPLTIEAAAAKVLPEVRGAFSLVFMDESTLYAARDPQGIRPLVLGRLDRGWVVASESAALDICGASFVREIEPGELIAIDENGLRTSRFAEAKPKGCVFEYVYLARPDTDIAGRNVYLSRVEMGRRLAKEAPADADLVIATPESGTPAAIGYAEASGIPYGSGLVKNAYVGRTFIQPSQTIRQLGIRLKLNPLKEVIRGKRLVVVDDSIVRGNTQRALVKMLREAGAAEVHIRISSPPVKWPCFFGIDFATRAELIANGMTVDEIAASMGADSLSYISLDGMIEATTIDKPNLCRACFDGEYPMDLPDPELLGKQLLETELAGGSDAADALRRP
- a CDS encoding META domain-containing protein, whose translation is MRNQLSIPVTTLALLALAACGTEPGSGSGDGGGGGTVTTDLPLAGVHWSVDSVTVDGRKSAAPSGAHVEITKKGRAQGNYGCNHFGADVTVNGDTITVGRGEMTEMACAKDVQGFEDALRAAFHGKLKAKVADDKLTLTTEKGDSINLTSEPPAPLVGTKWVVDSLLAGGTASSLTAGTEANLTFGKDGSVHGSLGCNTFTSTAKVSGAKITFGRLATTRKLCPGPEMKLEREMLKVLDGTVMYELQHRSLSLTAANGKGLAANAEPIPQQ
- a CDS encoding DUF3073 domain-containing protein, with the protein product MGRGRAKAKQTKVARQLKYNSGGTDLSRLANELGASPSSQPPNAEPFEDDDEEDDPYAQYAELYNDDDDEDDESGPSSQRRGA
- the purM gene encoding phosphoribosylformylglycinamidine cyclo-ligase; this encodes MSAESTGASYASAGVDIEAGDRAVELMKEWVKKTQRPEVLGGLGGFAGLFDASALKLYERPLLASATDGVGTKVDLARKMGVYDTIGHDLVGMVVDDLVVCGAEPLFMTDYICVGKVHPERVAAIVKGIAEGCVLAGCALVGGETAEHPGLLGEDDFDVAGAGTGVVEADRLLGADRIRTGDAVIAMASSGLHSNGYSLVRHVVFDRAGWALDREVEEFGRTLGEELLEPTKIYSLDCLALTRTTEVHAFSHITGGGLANNLARVVPDGLHAVVDRSTWTPGAVFDLVGKAGQVERLELEKTLNMGVGMIAVVPEESVDAALTTLGDRGVDAWVAGGITERGGHATGAALTGDYAN